GTTGGATTTCCCACCGCCATCACATCCAGCAAACCCTCGAGAGAGTCCAAACGCTGCTGCTGGGTATCCATGCGAGCCTGCATCCGGTCGTTGTCCTGGTCCCGTCTCGAATAGTATGACGAAgtcgcccttgcaacttcgttaacggaACCTATTCCAACCGTCCTTcccttctttctaggagccacctatatgtatatatataaaaccgtatttagagttaataataaaataaagaaaaaaattaaaattattaaattttacctcCTCGAAGATCCGGTCGACCTCTACGGTTGACAacttgacgggtaatccatctgcAGACTGTTGGGTAAGTTGCGTCTCTTGCTCTTCAACCCGAGACGCCACAGCGTTGAAGAGTTTCtcggatgcaggatccacaaaaaccccATCTGGtgaggcgtgagtcatcttgaataagtccgagagagatggcaaaactcccgtcttctccaactaataaacaacaataataaataaattaaatataattaataaatacaagtttaaaataatgaaaattataaatttaaataaaacttacagcttcgagACGAATTCCGGCATGGGGTTTTTGGCCGGATCTATGAACCATGGGCAAATGGCCATCTTTATCCCTCGTTCTTCGGGAAGCGGAGCAGGAGTTGGCTTTGCGGATGGAGCtgggttcgttccaataggtgatgaggccatcccatgcTTCCTTTGTGACCCCGCTCGGCTTCCCCTCATAGCCGtaaatctcccacttgtccttccaatcggagacggTGTTGCAAAGACGAGTTTTCGCCTTTGCAATAAATTCgctcttcaccctctcggtgattcctacGGACCAGTTCCACCTTTgctgaaaaaacaaacattttaaaagattagaaaaaaaaaaataattatttaattaacaatataaatattaataatatgtaaatataattaccgcaaaacatttaaaccacgtcgtCTTGACGTGATCGGGAGTCATGGTCCAGTTGGGATAAGGGCCGTCATAATATCCCTTCATCGTCtctgaaacgctccggctaacacggttgttagccccaaacctgcaaatataacaaatttgttaaaaaaattgatcaaagattttaaatttaaaattaataattttatgtacttaccaataagtacccgggggtctatcggggtccagAACGTGTAAACCCTCTCGTccgggctgggcaagcaaatcctcgacGGTGTATCTTGCGAATGGTGCATGAGCTGGCACCCGCAAATCGGGATGAACTGCAGCCGGTGGGGCAGGCTGATCCGGGGCGACAGGTGGAGCTCGTGGGGGAGGCATCTGagatggaagaggaggaggggtCGAAGGAACTCTCCGAGATGtgtgagagtctggaactgtcccggaagaagacgatggaccgctaGAGGAAGATCCATCGCCAAACAAATCCGCATACGTAGGTGCAGGAGCTGCTGGTCTcggtctaggagccatctagaaaatttaaaaaaattaaattaatatatatcctaaacgaattgtttaaaataattttctaaactaatcatctaaactaattccgttaactaatcacctaaactaattccctaaactaatcacctaaactaacaacctaaactataaaaaaaaaaaaaaaagatagagagagaaagttaccTTAGAGGGGGAGAGGAGTTAGGGAGGAAGATACGAGCAGTGCTCGTATCTTCGACTTctcccatatatataaaaacggtttcctcgtaacttcctcgtaacattacgacgaagttaccaggcccgtgtttttcgatttacgacaAAATTACGTCAAAACattggtttacgacgaatttacaaggcccacgtttacgacgaagttaccaggcccgcgtttttccatttacgacgaaattacgtcgaaaaatcggtttacgacgattttacaacgcttaaccctaaacaccgagaatgaaatccctaaaccccaaagtcacatatcatctaacatcatatctcttcttctctactactttgtgctctttctccaacttaaactctaaaaccctaaaactccaaataatttttttaaaattaacacaaatacatattatataaaacaacatttgttacacatacattaggatggtaaaaaaacaatatttctttaaacatacgttacaatagagaaatacaacatcagagacatatattacatcactctaaatcgttttcgttctcatcaatattacatcactctaaatcgttttcgttctcatcactatcattacaatcatcatcgtcgcttctctcgaactcgtcttcacgtgcttcatctgtcgcatcttcgggaatatcttcatattgaaagttttgcgggtcgatcaaaaggatttcatcagttggttgttctggtacctcaacttcattgatagcgtcttcttcttgcaagggcggttcttctccagcgacaatgcgtccacgaggtgtaattttgatagcagctaaccagtttatcccggaagttcgaagccgaggataaggaaggaagcttacttgctcggcttgtgaagctaaaatgaaaggctcaaatttgttgtatcttctcccaaaattgacatccacaacaccaaatttgttataccgaatccctcggttcacaacaggatcgaaccattcacatttgaagaggacgcattttagcttcaataaccccggaaattccacttcaataatctcctgcaagatcccgtaaaagtccgtttcacctttcacacatattccgtagttactcgttgcccgatgtctcccatactcgtatgtgtgaaaggtaaatcctcgtgtgaaatacataggtgatgtggtgacctttgcaactggaccttgaaccaattcgtgaaaccatacgggataataaggatcgtcgtaatcaacctgcaaaaagcagttattcttaattaatattgaagtatcaaaacacttacttaattaatcaatgtatgagatatattacgtacctgtgattttaaccacttgacaaagtgcttatctttacgtgtctccacatcagttgcagatattcctggtattgcttcttcaacttgagatacaaacatgctgcaaattaaacaaataatcaagtcatacataattaactgcaattcatataattaacattcacaaaaatatttacctttcaaagtaacgggtcattgcatcctcgcagttgagcagaatataagtgtgggcactatgtttatcctcttcacatgaccaccatacttctttcgttttaccaccaaaccttgcaatttcgcagaaaatgtcaggaacaccatcaattggatatgatgtcggtactccaccatcatcatatcttctaggaactcttttcctcgtacgaacagttggagcaaagtagtatgatgtgaagttagatgtttcggctgtcaaacttcccgcaactattgaaccttccacctttgcaagatttcttgctttccccttcaaatgtttcatctgtcgctcatacggatacatccatccgttgtgaacaggtccacgaagcaatgcttcatatggtaggtggacaactagatgctccatgacgtcaaaaaatgaaggaggaaatatcttctccaggttgcacaatatgatcggaatgttatgatgaagttgttcgatgacttcttccttgaacgtacgtgtgctgagatctctgaaaaaagcgccgatggctgtatattgcaaaagtaatcaaattaataacatttcataacatatgtatatatattaacgttttataattacctgcaagtgcttcatggacatttgctggaaggagctcggcaaaagcaaatggaagaagtcgttgcataaacacatgacaatcatgactcttcattccggagaacttttgacctcgttcaacacattttgacagatttgaaacataaccatcaggaaacttaacttctgatgcaacccagtcaaacaaggttgttttggcttctgatgacaaccggaagatgggaacaggaacgtttccattgctcttgatatgtaactcacttcttgagcaaatatcaggtaagtccatccttgactttttgttatcttttgtcttcccagggacgttaagtaatgtattcatgatgttctcaaaaaagttcttctcaatatgcatgacatccagattgtggcgtaagagaagatccttccaatagggtagctcccaaaatatactcttcttatgccaattgtgagacacaccatatccatcaggcatatttccaggaacatgccaatttcctccaactttaactgtttcctgagctccgtaataatcaatgtctgcttcgatctgctggccggtgagatatggaggaggaccgtctctgacaatttttttgtgccgaaacaatgtcttatttcttctgtacggatgggcaagtggaagaaagcgacgatgacagtcaaaccaacaactcttcctaccattcttcagttgaaaagcatccgtcgatccaagacaatatggacaagataatcttccatgtgttgtccagccagacaacatcccataagcagggaaatcacttatcgtccacagcagaactgctcgcatcgtaaaattgtttttcaaggaacaatcgtacgtccacaccccttctgaccacaattgctttagctcttctatcaacggttgaagaaaaacatcaagagaccgttttggatgcttcggcccagggattaatatggtcaaaaatagaaattcttgttccatgcacatatccggcggtaaattgtacggcgtaagaatgactggccacaaagaatattgtctaccagacattccaaatggagaaaatccatcggtgcataacccaagatagacattccgaatatttgtagcaaaatctgcgtgtaccttgttgaaatgtttccacgctcttgcgtctgatggatgtgcaacctcaccatctctctggacatgttccgcatgccacctcatcgatgcagcagtcctctcagattgatataatcttttcaatctgtctgtaattggtaggtaccacatcctttggtacggtaccctattcctcccacggccttgcggtttgaatcgtggttttttgcagaatcgacact
This genomic stretch from Brassica napus cultivar Da-Ae chromosome C9, Da-Ae, whole genome shotgun sequence harbors:
- the LOC106426004 gene encoding inverted formin-2-like, translated to MAPRPRPAAPAPTYADLFGDGSSSSGPSSSSGTVPDSHTSRRVPSTPPPLPSQMPPPRAPPVAPDQPAPPAAVHPDLRVPAHAPFARYTVEDLLAQPGREGLHVLDPDRPPGTYWFGANNRVSRSVSETMKGYYDGPYPNWTMTPDHVKTTWFKCFAVIIFTYY